In Gammaproteobacteria bacterium, one genomic interval encodes:
- a CDS encoding type III pantothenate kinase → MRPRAAHPIGGDPLVNAASSRVLLIDLGNTRIKWAWLSGDGQEPEGAGAARTGDGLSDLPFLDSEKKVTGAVACNVAGIELGRKLSGLVRERLDVELVFVQAQASACGVTAAYANPLNLGADRWAALIGAHALGPADYCIVDAGSTVTMDLLLADGRHLGGYIAPGREMSLAAMAKGTAELASRLKDHAGRPPDLAPGTDSAEAMEKGTLAAQLGMIRSGMERLASEGRGLPVLLLTGGGADALIATGELPEAQLAPDLVLRGLAALALELRVRPE, encoded by the coding sequence ATCCGGCCGCGAGCGGCGCATCCTATCGGCGGAGATCCGCTTGTGAACGCCGCTTCTTCACGCGTCCTCCTGATCGATCTGGGCAACACGCGTATCAAGTGGGCCTGGCTGTCCGGCGACGGGCAGGAACCTGAAGGCGCCGGCGCCGCACGCACCGGCGACGGGCTGTCCGATCTGCCGTTTCTGGACAGCGAAAAAAAGGTAACCGGGGCGGTGGCCTGCAATGTCGCGGGCATCGAACTCGGACGCAAGCTGTCCGGGCTGGTGCGGGAAAGACTGGACGTCGAACTCGTTTTCGTGCAGGCGCAAGCCTCCGCCTGCGGCGTGACCGCCGCCTACGCCAACCCCCTTAACCTGGGCGCGGACCGCTGGGCGGCGCTGATCGGCGCGCACGCGCTGGGCCCCGCCGACTATTGCATCGTCGACGCGGGCAGCACCGTAACCATGGACCTGCTGCTGGCCGACGGGCGGCATCTCGGCGGATACATCGCGCCCGGCCGGGAAATGAGTCTGGCCGCGATGGCGAAGGGAACGGCGGAACTCGCCTCACGGCTGAAGGATCATGCCGGCCGGCCGCCCGATCTCGCCCCCGGCACCGACAGCGCGGAGGCAATGGAAAAGGGAACGCTGGCAGCGCAACTGGGGATGATCCGCTCGGGCATGGAAAGGCTGGCAAGCGAGGGAAGGGGTTTGCCGGTACTGCTCCTGACCGGCGGAGGCGCCGACGCCCTGATCGCCACCGGTGAACTGCCGGAAGCACAATTGGCCCCGGACCTGGTGCTGCGCGGGCTGGCCGCGCTCGCGTTAGAATTGCGCGTCAGGCCGGAATAG
- a CDS encoding biotin--[acetyl-CoA-carboxylase] ligase gives MYDRHALLGALDPALLRRITLLEIHDSLPSTNQRLLQVPATTNAGSVAVCLAGHQSAGRGRNGKSWYAPAGAGLLLSVSRTSPNAPDGSLALALGVAIAEGLETFVSDRVELKWPNDLVAQDRKLGGILVETATQGGAETRVVAGLGVNIRVSEEQRELVTGEGGMHPAGLSEFNLRKAPEPNDLAAAMINAIAQVLKSHPVDGFGGWMDDWNARDWLAGRRIEARSGADTHAGTAAGVDSSGALLLEESGRERRILSAEIRL, from the coding sequence CTGTACGACCGGCACGCATTGCTGGGAGCGCTCGATCCGGCCCTGCTTCGGCGAATCACGCTGCTCGAGATTCACGACTCGCTGCCGTCCACCAACCAGCGATTGCTGCAGGTTCCCGCAACGACGAATGCCGGCAGCGTGGCGGTATGCCTAGCCGGCCATCAGAGCGCCGGGCGGGGGCGGAACGGAAAAAGCTGGTATGCGCCGGCAGGCGCCGGATTGCTGCTCAGCGTGAGCCGGACCTCGCCAAATGCGCCGGACGGATCTCTCGCCCTGGCGCTGGGCGTCGCGATCGCCGAAGGCCTGGAGACATTCGTATCCGACCGCGTGGAACTGAAGTGGCCCAACGACCTGGTCGCGCAAGACCGCAAGCTGGGCGGCATCCTGGTCGAGACCGCCACGCAGGGCGGTGCCGAGACCCGCGTCGTGGCGGGCCTGGGCGTCAACATCCGGGTAAGTGAAGAACAGCGTGAGCTGGTCACCGGGGAAGGCGGCATGCACCCGGCCGGTCTTTCGGAATTCAATCTGCGGAAAGCCCCCGAGCCCAACGACCTGGCGGCGGCCATGATCAACGCGATCGCCCAAGTGCTGAAATCGCATCCAGTGGATGGTTTCGGCGGCTGGATGGACGACTGGAACGCGCGCGACTGGCTTGCGGGAAGGCGAATCGAGGCACGGAGCGGCGCCGATACGCACGCGGGCACGGCCGCCGGAGTCGATTCGTCGGGCGCCCTGCTGCTTGAGGAATCCGGCCGCGAGCGGCGCATCCTATCGGCGGAGATCCGCTTGTGA